One genomic region from Sphingobacterium sp. UGAL515B_05 encodes:
- a CDS encoding RagB/SusD family nutrient uptake outer membrane protein has protein sequence MKRTILWSLVAVGSILLNSCNKWLDLQPQDGITRAEFWKTKEDVHAALIGIYSSLNSGPVEQQLFTWGELRADLVGLTSYATDDNRLVKNYNILSTNVIADWSAIYTAINNCNLLIDYAGQAKQADPTFTEAEYNTDLGEALAVRSFLYFYLVRTFRDIPLKLKGTSKDTDIVSVGQSTGDEVLKQIEKDLLQALDWIPEYHVNTSGYNATNTGRVTRPAVRAMLADVYLWLEQYDKVEEQTTKILETGRYSLIGAALPEIFDGGTMETIWELSHKNSSENPMYNIGVTARRPFTANVDILNNEIFPSNEGTDIDLFDSRGEGILYGMSGDLRKYGTESPDYYNFQLYRVSDVMLMRAEALAELGRGTEALALLEDLRTKRKAIRATDPNIEATDLEGIILFVFAERARELTFEGKRWFDLLRLAKKDNYANINVLVDLVTKVVDANVRQSAINKVRDVDSHYLPILETELFKDKQLKQNPFYLK, from the coding sequence ATGAAAAGAACAATTTTATGGAGTTTAGTTGCTGTGGGAAGCATTTTACTCAATTCTTGTAATAAATGGCTGGATTTACAGCCGCAGGATGGAATAACCCGTGCAGAATTTTGGAAAACAAAGGAGGATGTCCATGCCGCCTTAATCGGTATCTATTCTTCCCTTAATTCAGGACCTGTTGAACAGCAATTGTTTACGTGGGGCGAACTTAGGGCCGATCTAGTTGGGTTGACAAGTTATGCGACAGACGACAATCGCCTGGTAAAAAATTACAATATTTTAAGTACAAATGTAATTGCGGACTGGAGTGCTATTTATACCGCGATAAATAATTGTAATCTGCTGATTGATTATGCAGGTCAGGCAAAGCAAGCAGATCCTACCTTTACAGAGGCGGAATACAATACAGATTTGGGAGAAGCTTTAGCTGTCCGCAGCTTTTTGTATTTCTATTTAGTTCGCACTTTTCGGGATATCCCTTTAAAATTAAAAGGCACCTCCAAAGACACCGATATTGTTTCTGTAGGGCAGTCCACTGGCGATGAAGTGCTCAAGCAAATCGAGAAAGATCTCTTGCAGGCTTTGGATTGGATACCCGAATACCATGTCAATACTTCGGGTTACAATGCGACAAATACCGGTCGGGTGACAAGACCCGCGGTACGGGCGATGTTGGCCGATGTATATCTGTGGCTGGAACAATACGATAAAGTGGAAGAGCAGACCACAAAAATTTTAGAAACTGGACGATATAGTTTAATTGGCGCAGCACTACCCGAAATTTTTGATGGTGGCACGATGGAAACGATTTGGGAGTTGAGCCATAAAAACTCCAGTGAAAATCCGATGTATAATATTGGCGTGACTGCACGTAGACCATTCACAGCCAATGTGGATATCTTGAATAATGAGATTTTTCCCTCCAACGAAGGGACAGATATAGATTTATTCGATAGTCGTGGAGAAGGAATCCTGTATGGTATGTCGGGAGATCTGAGAAAATACGGTACGGAATCCCCCGACTACTACAATTTTCAGCTCTACCGCGTATCTGACGTCATGTTGATGCGTGCTGAAGCTCTGGCAGAGCTCGGGCGAGGGACGGAAGCATTGGCACTTCTGGAGGATTTGCGAACCAAGCGTAAAGCCATAAGAGCTACGGATCCGAATATTGAAGCGACAGATTTAGAAGGAATCATCCTATTCGTCTTCGCTGAGCGTGCACGTGAACTTACTTTTGAAGGTAAACGTTGGTTTGACCTTTTGCGCTTGGCAAAGAAAGATAATTATGCGAACATCAATGTGCTAGTAGATCTTGTAACGAAAGTTGTAGACGCTAATGTACGCCAATCGGCAATTAATAAAGTGCGCGATGTGGACAGCCATTATCTTCCCATTTTGGAAACGGAACTCTTCAAAGACAAACAGTTGAAGCAAAACCCATTTTACCTAAAATAG
- a CDS encoding SusC/RagA family TonB-linked outer membrane protein: MMKQINYLILIGCIVWMTFWGGGVYAQNNAALLTGKVTEKGTKQPIAGATVVLKDNDNRTIVGTTTDVEGNYSLRARMQGLKLAVSYTGYKSSGAIAVGDRKTINVQIESTNNVIDEVVISKSKPVNDGTGMGISKERNTAAISTISMDELSEMQSVSVDQALQGRLPGVDITTVSGDPGAGMQIRIRGTSSLNGATDPLIVVDGMPYDITIPDDFNFATSDDNAYGQLLNIAPSDIQDISVLKDAAATAVWGSRGANGVLVITTKRGTVSAPTLGYTFKGSISKQPESIPLLNGDQYSTLLSEEFYNAGRVFSTTDNAQQFQYDPNNTYIYHNYSNNSNWVDAITQLGYFQDHNLQVRGGGEKARYLASIGYFNQEGTTIGTGLNRLSARINLDYVVSERIGFQSDVSYTHVDNDNLYHANVRDIAYRKMPNQAIWEYDEYGNLTGNLFNPASSAQGFYPGTYNPLSMVQNAIGKQLGDILGTRFNVDYKLIPNTLRFVSTLALNIRNNKTKLFLPQLATGRPFTENTVNKASDSDLDEFSLSTNTRLLFTPALGDNHQLTANLSFLTSDYRYTIQGLSSTNTASSYLQDPSVASRTLTGDAKSVTTQSRSIGALIQANYMLNKKYVFAASLRGDGNSKFGPDNRYGLFPAFSAAWQIGRENFLKDINAIKDIKLRASWGRSGNAPRRDYTYINVYSTNDYAYLDENGVYSKNIELSDLKWETVTQQNLGMDVEMFDYRLMFGGEIYKNRTTDLMMDNIQIPTYTGYSGLAMNVGTMDNDGWEANFTVVPIRNKKWDVSFTFNIAHNQNVIREISPLYPRENARSSLKNKTFFTYFQENNPYGSFYGFRYLGVYKDQEATIAKDAQGNAIVSPDGETIYMRFNYPTVDYVFQAGDAMYEDINHDGVIDQKDIVYLGNSNPKLTGGFGFNVGYNKRLKLSAFFNYRQGSQIINGTKMNTTDMLGYNNQSTAVLRRWRKDGDITDIPRALFGTGYNSLGSSRYVEDASFLRLRTVTLKYDFAKEFLQRFHIEGLGAYLTVENIFTLTKYTGQDPDVAVKLKDAFTVLMDNSMTPPLKTVTLGITARF, encoded by the coding sequence ATGATGAAACAGATAAACTATTTGATATTAATAGGGTGCATCGTATGGATGACTTTCTGGGGAGGAGGAGTTTACGCGCAAAATAATGCGGCTTTGCTCACCGGAAAGGTAACAGAAAAGGGAACAAAACAACCCATCGCCGGAGCAACAGTTGTCTTAAAAGATAATGATAACCGCACAATTGTCGGAACGACTACAGATGTTGAGGGGAACTATAGTCTTAGAGCTCGAATGCAAGGCTTGAAACTGGCGGTCTCCTACACAGGTTATAAATCTTCGGGTGCGATTGCTGTAGGGGATAGGAAAACAATCAATGTACAGATTGAATCGACAAATAATGTGATTGATGAGGTTGTTATCTCAAAGTCAAAACCTGTCAATGACGGTACGGGTATGGGGATTTCGAAAGAACGCAATACAGCAGCGATCTCAACGATTAGCATGGATGAGCTGTCCGAAATGCAATCAGTGTCTGTCGATCAAGCGTTGCAGGGAAGGTTACCAGGAGTGGATATCACGACGGTATCAGGCGATCCGGGGGCTGGAATGCAGATCCGGATTCGTGGTACGTCGTCTCTAAATGGAGCAACTGACCCGCTTATTGTAGTTGACGGAATGCCTTATGATATTACCATTCCGGACGATTTCAACTTTGCAACTTCTGATGATAATGCGTATGGGCAGCTTTTAAATATTGCGCCATCTGATATTCAGGATATCTCGGTATTGAAAGATGCTGCTGCAACTGCTGTTTGGGGGTCGCGCGGAGCAAATGGGGTGTTGGTTATCACAACGAAACGCGGAACTGTTAGTGCTCCCACGTTGGGATACACTTTCAAAGGATCTATTTCAAAGCAACCTGAATCTATTCCGCTATTGAATGGCGATCAGTACTCGACCTTGTTGTCTGAAGAATTCTATAATGCGGGTAGGGTCTTTTCAACGACAGACAATGCGCAGCAGTTCCAGTACGACCCGAATAACACCTATATATATCACAATTATAGTAACAATTCCAACTGGGTAGATGCCATTACACAGTTGGGGTATTTTCAAGATCATAATCTCCAGGTACGTGGTGGCGGTGAAAAAGCACGCTATCTGGCCTCAATAGGTTATTTTAATCAAGAAGGAACGACCATTGGAACAGGGTTAAATCGCCTATCTGCTCGTATCAATCTAGATTATGTGGTTTCTGAGCGCATCGGCTTTCAGTCGGACGTTTCATATACCCACGTCGACAATGATAATCTTTATCATGCTAATGTACGGGATATTGCTTATCGAAAGATGCCCAATCAGGCCATTTGGGAATACGATGAATATGGGAACCTAACAGGTAATCTATTTAATCCTGCTTCTTCGGCGCAAGGATTTTATCCAGGGACATATAATCCGCTCTCTATGGTTCAAAATGCGATTGGTAAACAGTTGGGTGATATTTTGGGAACCCGTTTTAATGTGGATTATAAATTGATACCCAATACCTTGCGATTTGTAAGTACACTGGCGTTAAATATTAGAAACAACAAAACCAAACTCTTTTTACCTCAGTTGGCAACAGGTCGGCCTTTTACGGAAAATACGGTGAATAAAGCATCGGATTCCGATTTGGATGAATTTTCACTGAGTACCAATACCCGGCTTTTGTTTACACCTGCATTGGGCGACAATCACCAACTGACGGCCAATCTATCCTTTTTAACATCAGATTATCGGTATACGATCCAAGGGCTCAGTTCAACAAATACGGCATCTTCCTATCTGCAGGATCCAAGTGTTGCGTCGCGCACATTGACCGGCGACGCTAAATCTGTAACGACACAATCGCGATCAATCGGAGCCTTAATCCAGGCAAATTATATGCTCAACAAAAAGTATGTTTTTGCCGCAAGTCTGCGTGGTGATGGCAACTCAAAATTTGGTCCTGATAATCGTTATGGATTATTTCCTGCTTTCTCCGCCGCTTGGCAGATCGGAAGGGAAAATTTCTTGAAAGATATTAACGCCATAAAAGATATTAAGCTAAGAGCAAGCTGGGGACGCAGTGGTAATGCTCCCCGACGTGATTATACTTATATCAATGTATATAGCACCAATGATTATGCTTATTTGGATGAAAACGGTGTCTATTCAAAAAATATAGAGTTGTCCGACTTAAAATGGGAAACGGTGACACAGCAGAATTTGGGTATGGATGTAGAGATGTTCGACTACCGTTTGATGTTTGGTGGAGAGATTTATAAAAATAGAACAACGGATTTGATGATGGACAATATTCAGATTCCGACCTATACTGGATATAGTGGACTGGCTATGAATGTTGGTACAATGGATAATGATGGCTGGGAAGCAAATTTTACCGTGGTGCCCATTCGTAATAAAAAATGGGATGTCAGTTTTACGTTCAATATTGCACACAATCAAAATGTGATCCGCGAGATATCACCGCTTTATCCGCGCGAAAATGCTAGATCATCATTAAAGAATAAAACATTCTTTACCTATTTCCAGGAAAATAATCCGTATGGATCTTTCTATGGATTTCGCTATTTGGGCGTTTACAAAGATCAGGAAGCTACCATAGCAAAAGATGCACAGGGAAATGCCATCGTGAGCCCAGACGGCGAGACGATTTATATGCGTTTTAATTATCCTACGGTAGATTATGTATTCCAGGCGGGCGATGCGATGTATGAAGATATCAACCACGACGGTGTGATTGATCAAAAGGATATTGTGTATTTGGGCAATAGTAATCCGAAGCTTACGGGTGGGTTTGGATTTAATGTGGGATATAATAAACGTTTGAAATTAAGCGCCTTCTTTAACTACAGACAAGGATCTCAAATTATTAATGGAACCAAAATGAATACGACTGATATGCTTGGGTATAACAATCAAAGCACGGCAGTGTTGCGCAGATGGCGTAAGGATGGTGACATTACAGATATCCCGCGTGCATTGTTTGGAACCGGATATAATTCTTTGGGATCCAGCCGCTATGTCGAGGACGCTTCTTTTTTACGTTTGCGTACAGTCACCTTAAAGTATGACTTTGCGAAAGAGTTCTTGCAGCGGTTTCACATCGAGGGGCTTGGCGCTTATTTGACCGTAGAAAACATATTTACGCTGACGAAGTATACCGGTCAAGACCCTGATGTTGCCGTAAAGTTAAAGGATGCATTTACGGTGTTAATGGATAATTCAATGACACCGCCATTAAAAACAGTTACACTAGGTATTACAGCACGTTTTTAA
- a CDS encoding rhamnogalacturonan acetylesterase has translation MKRLILTITFFIQVCCHVLFAEQIVREFRFGGTKKNQTVISLREAQAYKDKQGYGFEFSTEQDVRIDSKNKSLFSEKPFYFSVIVPEGNYKITITYQGLNDKPYRSTVRSESRRLQIENQEVLPNKSFDRTFIVHIKDPKIASGETVALKKPRELQKLDWDNKLTLEFQQTNCISTIRIESVSNVATVFLAGNSTVVNQEDEPWASWGQMIPRFFDAGVAIANHAESGLALSSFLSSKRLEKILSVAKPGDYLFIEFGHNDQKEKGENAGAYKGYSDRLRYFVREFRAKGGLPVILTSTARRAFDGQGKLLQTLGDFPDAARKVAAELQVPLIDLNQKTSLFYEALGVEQSKQAFVHYPAHTFPNQKNDLADNTHFNPYGAYEIAKMVLTGIKENNLKIADHIVDFQDFDPQQPDDFKTWYWPPSLINSVIKPDGN, from the coding sequence ATGAAGAGATTAATCTTAACGATCACATTTTTTATACAGGTCTGTTGCCATGTTTTATTTGCCGAACAGATTGTCAGGGAATTTCGCTTTGGTGGTACTAAGAAAAACCAGACTGTAATTTCTTTAAGGGAAGCACAAGCCTATAAGGATAAGCAAGGGTATGGTTTTGAATTTTCAACAGAACAAGATGTCAGGATTGATTCAAAGAACAAAAGCCTTTTCAGCGAAAAGCCATTTTATTTTTCGGTAATAGTTCCTGAAGGCAATTATAAAATTACGATTACCTATCAGGGTTTGAACGATAAGCCTTACCGCAGTACTGTACGTTCTGAATCCCGGAGGCTGCAGATCGAAAACCAAGAGGTATTACCTAATAAATCTTTCGATAGGACCTTTATTGTACATATCAAAGATCCAAAGATTGCTTCTGGCGAAACTGTAGCATTGAAGAAGCCAAGGGAGCTGCAAAAACTCGACTGGGATAATAAGTTGACTTTGGAGTTCCAGCAAACAAATTGTATTTCGACCATTCGAATCGAGTCGGTAAGCAATGTCGCGACTGTATTTTTAGCAGGGAACTCGACGGTAGTTAATCAAGAGGATGAACCCTGGGCGTCCTGGGGACAAATGATTCCTCGATTTTTTGATGCAGGTGTGGCCATTGCTAATCATGCGGAATCTGGACTGGCACTAAGTTCGTTTTTGTCCTCAAAAAGATTGGAAAAAATTCTCTCTGTTGCCAAGCCTGGAGATTATTTATTTATTGAATTTGGGCACAATGATCAAAAGGAAAAAGGAGAAAATGCAGGTGCTTATAAGGGCTATAGTGATCGTTTACGTTATTTTGTACGTGAATTTCGGGCAAAAGGTGGCCTGCCAGTTATCTTAACCTCCACAGCACGACGAGCATTTGATGGACAAGGAAAACTGTTGCAGACATTAGGTGATTTTCCCGATGCGGCTCGGAAGGTCGCAGCAGAACTTCAGGTGCCTTTGATAGATCTTAATCAGAAAACGAGTTTGTTTTACGAGGCATTAGGAGTTGAGCAGTCTAAACAAGCATTTGTTCACTATCCAGCGCATACTTTTCCAAATCAAAAAAATGATTTGGCCGATAATACCCATTTCAATCCCTATGGTGCCTATGAGATCGCTAAAATGGTGCTCACAGGAATTAAAGAAAACAACTTGAAGATAGCAGACCATATCGTCGATTTTCAGGACTTTGATCCGCAGCAACCAGATGATTTTAAAACTTGGTATTGGCCGCCAAGTTTGATCAATAGTGTTATCAAACCAGATGGCAATTAA
- a CDS encoding fasciclin domain-containing protein, which yields MLSSKFNLFWIALLITVVSCRKEAFDAYYGRPDWLASPIYQQLDSMGDFKKYLSCIELSGYKNTLGTAGSWTVFAPTDQAFDQFMKENGISDVSKIDAKLAEKIVRSSMIYDGERLEKLNDYFSAKGWQQGFAFRRRSVYYDFVEKEDLGNGKIRRFVSANRGPNVAYAATDNNNKHISYFFDAYMNQRGLGAIDYQSFYPNSSYTGLNVGSAEIDPARSNISAENGYIHVVNKVLIAEKSIDQYLRDNTSYSTFKSILDFFASYTYNAEITRKNEVLTGEKDSVFVKGYAGIGLALNNENYAKEDPNDAQTNNFSITVPTNEAVSNYAKRVLLKYYPQGTTLKDLFYTNPAVLTEFVNSHLYNTQVWPSQFSQAQNFVGELPKVTKANIKETKLLSNGAFYGIDACQQANVFHSVYGNVLLDPKYSFMRRALERMSMNLTLKIPTIRYMLILVSDQKLYEMGFDYDAYNTSDPIRFNGGNGTPEMREVLMAHIIPLGNDPLPDLTGKGILESYAGEYVKFNQMKMSSSGTLDGPTETQQIRIDSISIGNNLSGPLNGVAVYLNGGLTSSNTNIGFYLKNIGADQTSSPFNSFYKYLIASTLYSATDGVVKGIELGLNYTLLIPNNEAIANAVANGDLPTATAPTAQADIDKVTRFIQYHIARNSFAIDGKKTGFFQSLCKNVDGDAQSIQVAVNQVNKLQVMDNLNRTVEADVVQSNQLGQRVLIHSLKGYLKHGL from the coding sequence ATGTTATCATCCAAATTTAACCTATTTTGGATTGCACTATTGATTACGGTAGTGTCATGTAGGAAGGAAGCCTTTGACGCCTACTATGGTAGACCCGATTGGCTGGCAAGCCCAATTTACCAGCAGCTCGATTCAATGGGCGACTTTAAGAAGTACCTGAGCTGCATTGAACTGTCCGGCTATAAAAATACACTCGGGACTGCGGGTTCTTGGACAGTATTTGCACCCACTGATCAGGCCTTTGATCAATTTATGAAGGAAAATGGTATTAGTGATGTATCAAAGATCGATGCGAAACTGGCCGAGAAGATTGTGCGTTCTTCGATGATTTATGACGGTGAGCGACTTGAAAAGCTGAACGATTATTTTTCAGCAAAAGGTTGGCAGCAAGGTTTTGCTTTTCGGCGTCGATCTGTATACTATGACTTTGTTGAAAAAGAGGATTTAGGGAATGGCAAGATTAGACGGTTTGTCTCAGCAAATCGCGGCCCTAATGTAGCTTATGCAGCTACAGATAACAATAATAAACACATTAGCTATTTTTTTGATGCTTACATGAACCAGCGTGGTTTGGGTGCTATAGATTATCAGTCATTTTATCCTAACAGCAGCTATACGGGGTTGAACGTTGGATCAGCTGAAATTGATCCTGCAAGAAGCAATATCTCCGCAGAGAATGGCTATATCCATGTTGTGAATAAAGTTTTGATTGCGGAGAAGAGTATCGATCAATACCTCCGCGATAATACGAGTTACTCCACATTCAAATCAATTCTGGATTTTTTTGCCTCTTATACATATAATGCGGAGATAACAAGGAAGAATGAGGTGCTTACCGGGGAAAAGGATTCTGTATTTGTTAAAGGATATGCAGGGATTGGTTTGGCGCTCAACAATGAAAATTATGCAAAGGAAGATCCCAACGATGCCCAAACCAATAATTTTTCGATCACGGTACCTACCAATGAGGCTGTAAGTAATTACGCTAAACGTGTATTGTTAAAGTATTACCCCCAAGGCACCACGTTAAAAGATCTTTTTTATACAAATCCTGCTGTCTTAACAGAATTTGTAAATTCTCATCTGTATAATACACAGGTGTGGCCATCCCAGTTCTCCCAAGCGCAAAACTTTGTCGGTGAACTACCTAAGGTGACAAAGGCCAATATCAAAGAGACAAAATTATTGAGCAATGGTGCATTTTATGGTATAGACGCGTGTCAACAGGCCAATGTCTTCCACTCCGTCTATGGCAATGTTTTATTGGATCCTAAATATAGCTTCATGCGTCGCGCATTGGAACGCATGAGCATGAATTTGACCTTAAAGATTCCAACTATTCGTTATATGTTGATCCTTGTATCGGATCAGAAGTTATATGAAATGGGCTTTGACTATGATGCCTATAATACCTCAGACCCGATCCGTTTTAATGGCGGAAATGGCACCCCAGAAATGCGAGAGGTGCTGATGGCTCATATTATTCCATTAGGAAACGATCCCTTGCCTGATTTAACGGGAAAGGGAATATTGGAAAGCTATGCAGGTGAGTATGTAAAGTTTAACCAGATGAAAATGTCTTCTAGCGGAACTTTGGATGGACCAACGGAAACACAGCAAATCCGTATTGATTCAATCAGCATTGGAAATAACCTTTCGGGGCCATTAAATGGAGTTGCGGTCTATCTTAACGGAGGATTGACTTCATCGAATACCAATATTGGATTTTATCTTAAAAATATTGGAGCGGATCAGACCTCCTCTCCATTCAATTCATTTTATAAATATCTTATTGCAAGCACACTTTATTCGGCTACAGATGGAGTTGTCAAAGGAATAGAACTCGGATTGAATTATACTTTGTTGATTCCTAATAATGAGGCAATCGCTAATGCAGTTGCAAACGGTGATTTGCCAACCGCTACAGCTCCTACGGCGCAAGCGGATATTGATAAGGTAACACGATTTATCCAATACCATATTGCGCGCAATTCATTTGCGATCGATGGAAAGAAGACGGGATTCTTTCAGTCGCTTTGTAAAAATGTAGACGGGGATGCCCAATCGATACAGGTTGCTGTCAACCAGGTTAATAAGTTGCAGGTGATGGATAATCTTAACCGAACCGTTGAAGCTGATGTCGTGCAGAGTAATCAACTTGGACAGCGCGTATTGATACATTCGCTCAAAGGATATTTAAAGCATGGCCTGTAA
- a CDS encoding FGGY-family carbohydrate kinase, whose amino-acid sequence MKGKPIPVVAIFDVGKTNKKLFLFNEHYQIVFERSARFLETTDEDGDSCENLESLRLSVFDSLHEVFRKGEFEIKAINFTSYGASFVYIDKDGRPLTPLYNYLKEYPKKLLESFYAQYGGKDRFALETSSPSLGSLNSGLQIYRLFKLKPALFKEVKWALHLPQYLSYLISGQPYADMTSIGCHTALWDFKKNNYHQWVFDTGILQKMAPIVQGDQLFRATFPGSGYLVGSGLHDSSSALIPYLLNFHEPFVLISTGTWCISFNPFNTESLTKDELNQDCLMYMTYTGRSVKASRLFAGYEHEEQVKRIAQFFQVSTGKFKQIGLDWEIIEKYQVMEVSDQLDAFASIDLTHFNTHIEAYHVLMMHLVKAQIKATSLILQKNGVQRIFVDGGFSRNVIYMTLLAQAFPNSEVFGASMAQATALGAALVIHDHWNKQPIPNDIIELRYFRAGKKIH is encoded by the coding sequence ATGAAGGGGAAACCAATACCAGTAGTTGCAATATTCGACGTCGGGAAGACGAATAAGAAATTATTTCTCTTTAATGAGCATTACCAGATTGTTTTTGAGAGGTCGGCTCGTTTTTTAGAAACTACCGATGAAGATGGCGATAGCTGTGAAAATTTAGAAAGTTTACGTTTGTCTGTTTTTGACTCATTACATGAAGTCTTTCGGAAAGGTGAGTTTGAGATTAAGGCGATTAATTTTACTTCATATGGGGCGAGTTTTGTCTACATTGATAAAGATGGGCGGCCTTTAACACCATTATATAACTATTTAAAGGAATATCCCAAAAAACTGCTGGAGTCTTTCTATGCACAATATGGTGGAAAAGATAGATTCGCATTGGAAACTTCGTCTCCGAGTTTGGGAAGTCTTAATTCTGGGCTACAGATCTATCGTTTGTTTAAATTAAAGCCAGCGCTGTTTAAGGAAGTCAAATGGGCGTTACATCTTCCACAATATTTGAGTTATTTAATTTCAGGACAACCCTATGCCGATATGACAAGTATAGGTTGCCATACAGCATTGTGGGATTTTAAGAAAAATAATTACCATCAGTGGGTTTTTGATACAGGCATTTTACAAAAAATGGCACCTATCGTTCAAGGAGATCAGCTCTTCAGGGCAACTTTTCCAGGAAGTGGTTATCTAGTTGGAAGTGGGCTACACGATAGTTCTTCGGCTTTGATTCCTTACCTGCTCAATTTTCATGAACCTTTTGTATTGATTTCAACGGGGACTTGGTGCATTTCATTCAATCCATTTAATACAGAATCTTTGACAAAAGATGAATTGAATCAAGATTGCTTGATGTATATGACCTATACAGGTCGGTCTGTAAAAGCATCGCGGTTATTTGCCGGTTATGAGCATGAAGAGCAAGTCAAACGTATTGCTCAATTTTTTCAAGTGTCAACTGGAAAATTCAAACAGATTGGCCTCGATTGGGAAATTATTGAAAAATATCAAGTGATGGAGGTGTCGGACCAATTGGATGCATTTGCTTCGATAGATTTGACACATTTCAATACTCATATTGAGGCGTATCATGTCTTGATGATGCATCTCGTAAAGGCTCAGATAAAAGCGACATCTTTGATTCTTCAAAAGAATGGTGTACAACGGATATTTGTAGATGGTGGATTTAGCCGTAATGTAATTTATATGACGTTATTAGCGCAAGCTTTTCCAAATAGTGAAGTTTTTGGTGCATCAATGGCACAAGCTACGGCACTTGGTGCAGCTCTGGTTATTCACGATCATTGGAATAAGCAGCCTATTCCAAATGACATTATTGAACTCCGTTATTTTAGGGCAGGCAAAAAAATACATTAA